A window of the Mucilaginibacter sp. cycad4 genome harbors these coding sequences:
- a CDS encoding family 10 glycosylhydrolase: MNKREFLKAGLLAGVAAQLPLVSNAAVEAAKSSKKKAMKNWVWINPNQKDTDDELATRYASYKASGITGIFFENDSERHFRAAKAKGLEAHRWIWTFNRAELVNEKPEWYSKNRKGESCADHPPYVQYYRWLCPSRPEVQEYLTKTVDDILAKDYIDGIHLDYVRYCDVVLPVNLWDKYKIEQTKELPEYDFCYCDVCKAKFKEEYNQDLDQIQYPEASLSWRLFRYNNITRVVNGISTVAHQHKKQITAAVFPTPEVARRNVRQDWTNWNMDGICPMIYHGFYKEGVSWIGNAVAEGVHFLAGRFPLYAGLYLSDFKSDDEIRLGIQVALKNGAMGVSFFGNVRPEVLAILKDEVAAFKA; the protein is encoded by the coding sequence ATGAATAAGCGCGAATTTTTAAAGGCCGGTTTACTGGCCGGCGTGGCTGCCCAGTTGCCCTTAGTAAGCAATGCCGCTGTTGAAGCTGCCAAAAGCAGCAAGAAAAAGGCCATGAAAAACTGGGTATGGATCAACCCTAACCAGAAAGATACTGATGACGAGCTGGCCACCCGTTACGCTTCCTACAAAGCATCGGGTATAACCGGCATATTTTTCGAGAACGACAGCGAGCGCCATTTCCGCGCTGCCAAAGCTAAAGGCCTGGAAGCCCACCGCTGGATCTGGACTTTTAACCGTGCCGAGCTGGTAAACGAAAAGCCCGAATGGTACAGCAAAAACCGTAAAGGCGAATCATGTGCCGATCATCCGCCTTATGTGCAGTATTACCGCTGGCTTTGCCCGTCGCGCCCTGAAGTGCAGGAGTATTTAACCAAAACTGTCGATGATATTTTAGCCAAAGATTATATCGATGGTATCCATCTGGATTACGTACGTTACTGCGATGTTGTATTACCGGTAAACCTTTGGGATAAATATAAAATTGAGCAAACCAAAGAGCTGCCCGAATATGACTTTTGCTACTGCGATGTTTGCAAAGCCAAATTCAAAGAAGAATATAACCAGGATCTTGACCAGATCCAATACCCCGAAGCCAGCCTTTCGTGGCGCTTGTTCAGGTACAACAATATTACCCGGGTGGTTAACGGTATCTCGACCGTGGCCCACCAGCATAAAAAACAAATAACTGCAGCCGTATTCCCAACACCCGAAGTAGCCCGCCGTAACGTAAGGCAGGACTGGACAAACTGGAACATGGATGGCATCTGCCCCATGATATACCACGGTTTTTATAAAGAAGGCGTAAGCTGGATAGGCAATGCCGTAGCCGAAGGCGTTCATTTCCTGGCCGGAAGGTTCCCGCTGTATGCAGGCTTGTATTTATCTGATTTTAAAAGCGACGACGAAATTCGCCTCGGCATCCAGGTGGCGTTGAAAAATGGGGCTATGGGTGTGTCTTTCTTCGGTAATGTGAGGCCGGAAGTGCTGGCGATACTGAAGGATGAAGTAGCGGCTTTTAAGGCATAA